Proteins from a genomic interval of Tolypothrix sp. NIES-4075:
- the uvrB gene encoding excinuclease ABC subunit UvrB, translating to MTEFCLQAPFVPTGDQPQAIAQLTASIEANNHYQTLLGATGTGKTFTVASVIEKVGKPTLVLAHNKTLAAQLCNELREFFPHNAVEYFVSYYDYYQPEAYIPVSDTYIEKTASINDEIDMLRHSATRSLFERRDVIVVASISCIYGLGIPSEYLKAAIPFQVGMEVNQRQILRDLASIQYSRNDIEMGRGKFRVRGDVLEIGPAYEDRIIRVEFFGDEIDAIRYVDPVTGEIIKSIEAVNIYPARHFVTPEERLEIACDDIQAELKERKLELEEAGKLLEAQRIDQRTRYDLEMLREVGYCNGVENYSRHLAGRQAGEPPESLIDYFPKDWLLVIDESHVTVPQIRGMYNGDQARKKVLIEHGFRLPSAADNRPLKAEEFWEKVNQCIFVSATPGNWELEISENNIAQQIIRPTGVIDPEINVRPTEGQIDDLLGEIKDRVDLHERVLITTLTKRMAEDLTEYLEDNGIRVRYLHSEINSIQRIEIIQDLREGKFDVLVGVNLLREGLDLPEVSLVAILDADKEGFLRAERSLIQTIGRAARHIRGKAIMYADNLTGSMIKAIDETDRRRGIQTAYNKLHNITPQPIVKKSSNAILSFLEVSRRLNATELEMVDEHIDELPLEQIPDLITLLEAQMKEAAKKLEFEEAGKLRDRIKNLRDKLVGR from the coding sequence ATGACAGAATTTTGTCTTCAAGCACCGTTTGTCCCGACAGGAGATCAACCACAAGCGATCGCCCAACTTACCGCCAGTATCGAAGCGAACAACCATTATCAAACTTTACTGGGAGCCACGGGAACAGGCAAGACATTTACAGTCGCATCAGTAATTGAGAAAGTCGGGAAACCCACACTTGTATTAGCGCATAATAAAACCCTTGCCGCACAACTTTGTAACGAGTTGCGGGAATTCTTTCCCCATAACGCAGTCGAGTACTTCGTAAGCTACTACGACTACTATCAGCCAGAAGCTTATATTCCCGTCAGCGACACGTATATAGAAAAGACAGCTTCGATCAACGATGAAATTGACATGTTGCGTCACTCAGCCACGCGATCGCTTTTTGAACGTCGCGATGTCATCGTTGTTGCTTCCATCAGCTGCATTTACGGTTTGGGAATTCCCTCAGAATATCTCAAAGCTGCCATCCCCTTTCAAGTGGGTATGGAAGTTAATCAACGCCAGATTTTGCGAGATTTAGCATCAATTCAATATAGCCGCAACGATATAGAAATGGGTCGCGGTAAATTTCGCGTTCGAGGTGATGTTTTAGAAATTGGTCCTGCTTACGAAGATAGAATAATTCGCGTTGAATTCTTTGGCGATGAAATTGACGCGATTCGTTACGTAGATCCGGTGACAGGTGAAATCATTAAAAGTATAGAAGCGGTGAATATCTATCCAGCGCGTCACTTTGTTACCCCAGAAGAAAGATTAGAAATAGCTTGCGATGACATTCAAGCAGAATTAAAAGAACGCAAACTTGAATTAGAAGAAGCAGGGAAATTATTAGAAGCGCAACGTATAGATCAGCGTACTCGCTATGATTTAGAAATGTTGCGCGAAGTCGGTTATTGTAACGGTGTAGAAAACTATTCTCGCCATTTAGCCGGCAGACAAGCTGGAGAACCACCAGAGTCTTTAATTGATTATTTTCCCAAAGATTGGCTGTTAGTAATTGATGAATCTCACGTTACTGTGCCACAAATTCGCGGTATGTACAACGGCGACCAAGCAAGAAAAAAAGTCTTAATTGAGCATGGATTTCGTTTACCCAGTGCTGCTGATAACCGTCCTTTGAAAGCAGAAGAATTTTGGGAAAAGGTGAATCAGTGTATTTTTGTTTCCGCTACACCGGGAAATTGGGAGTTAGAAATTTCGGAAAATAATATAGCACAACAAATAATTCGCCCAACGGGAGTAATCGACCCAGAAATAAATGTGCGTCCGACAGAAGGACAAATCGATGATTTGTTGGGAGAAATAAAAGATAGAGTTGACCTTCACGAGCGGGTGTTAATTACAACATTAACTAAGCGCATGGCGGAAGATTTAACTGAGTATTTGGAAGATAATGGAATTAGGGTGCGATATTTGCATTCTGAGATTAATTCAATTCAAAGAATTGAGATAATTCAGGATTTGCGCGAGGGTAAATTTGATGTATTGGTTGGGGTGAACTTGCTGCGGGAAGGTTTAGATTTACCGGAAGTTTCGCTGGTAGCGATTTTGGACGCAGATAAAGAAGGATTTTTGCGTGCAGAGCGATCGCTAATTCAAACTATAGGTAGAGCAGCGCGTCACATTCGCGGCAAAGCCATCATGTATGCTGATAATCTCACAGGTAGCATGATTAAGGCAATTGACGAAACTGATAGACGTCGTGGGATTCAAACCGCATACAACAAGTTGCACAACATTACACCACAACCGATTGTGAAAAAATCGAGTAATGCGATTTTATCATTTTTGGAAGTATCGCGGCGATTGAATGCAACCGAGTTGGAAATGGTTGATGAACATATAGATGAATTACCGTTAGAGCAAATTCCAGATTTGATAACTTTGTTAGAAGCACAGATGAAAGAAGCAGCGAAGAAACTGGAATTTGAAGAAGCGGGGAAATTGCGCGATCGCATTAAGAATTTGCGCGATAAATTGGTGGGACGTTAG
- a CDS encoding CsbD family protein: MSIEDRAKAAAKNVEGKAQEALGNVTGDPEDKAQGKAKQAESEVRHGVEDVKDKVKKAID; encoded by the coding sequence ATGAGCATAGAAGATCGCGCTAAAGCTGCTGCTAAAAACGTCGAAGGTAAAGCTCAAGAAGCTCTAGGAAATGTTACCGGAGATCCAGAAGATAAAGCACAAGGCAAAGCAAAGCAAGCCGAAAGCGAAGTACGTCACGGTGTTGAAGACGTAAAAGATAAAGTCAAAAAAGCGATTGACTAA
- a CDS encoding PEP-CTERM sorting domain-containing protein has product MTRFQVRKKLRKAGSRAKSIAVERLGNLEQGTSRLSINKASLKLATMKSFIRLFACGTTTVIGMSIVAGSAHATSFTLTSPTSGGAVASGISPVGGIVLDLIGLNDARVTSQLAANKTFVGYYNGGTPSAYNGNPGTIGIQTGFDSTVTNALGGGLKQAAIRFTLYDGDTAAGDFDFNDNTLLVNGLNFGNWSSVNSQNTDANGNAGSAGFSGGGFRNDTLDTGWFSSSDAALLASFYNSVVNTQQVVYQVNDVDPYDNYYDFTQGISSNFTSVGQGPTVQPPSNAVPEPFTILGSLTAGGIGVALRRKRQQQEKETAKV; this is encoded by the coding sequence ATGACAAGATTTCAAGTTAGAAAGAAGTTACGCAAAGCTGGTTCTAGAGCCAAATCTATTGCTGTGGAAAGGCTGGGAAATCTTGAGCAAGGTACATCCAGACTGAGCATAAACAAAGCTAGTCTGAAGCTAGCAACAATGAAGTCGTTCATTCGCCTCTTTGCATGTGGCACTACCACTGTAATAGGAATGAGCATAGTAGCAGGTTCAGCACACGCAACTAGCTTTACACTAACTTCCCCAACCTCAGGTGGAGCAGTCGCTAGTGGAATCAGCCCAGTAGGTGGAATTGTCCTGGATTTAATTGGTCTGAACGATGCGCGGGTGACTAGCCAGTTGGCAGCCAACAAAACTTTTGTAGGCTATTACAATGGCGGCACTCCATCAGCTTATAACGGCAATCCAGGTACTATCGGCATCCAAACTGGTTTTGATTCAACAGTTACCAATGCCTTAGGAGGCGGTTTGAAACAAGCTGCCATTCGCTTTACTCTTTATGACGGTGATACAGCGGCAGGCGACTTCGACTTCAATGACAATACACTGCTGGTCAATGGTCTGAACTTTGGTAATTGGAGCAGTGTTAATTCTCAAAACACCGACGCTAATGGAAATGCTGGTTCTGCCGGTTTTAGTGGTGGCGGTTTCCGCAATGACACACTTGACACAGGCTGGTTCTCTAGTAGTGATGCTGCACTTCTTGCTAGCTTCTATAACAGCGTTGTGAATACACAACAAGTTGTCTACCAAGTTAATGATGTTGACCCCTACGACAACTATTATGACTTCACTCAAGGAATTAGTTCAAACTTTACCAGCGTGGGTCAGGGTCCAACAGTACAACCACCCTCTAATGCCGTCCCTGAACCATTTACGATCTTAGGTTCATTAACTGCCGGTGGTATTGGTGTAGCTTTACGCCGCAAACGCCAGCAGCAAGAAAAAGAAACCGCCAAAGTCTAA
- the crtA gene encoding cyanoexosortase A: protein MKSIHLTPVSRLKNAQFWLLAIGAGLIAIHITLTCKANNPNLLSGSFIFWAAVSSLVWEKRDTFNLESGILSSFLGLSIIAIVLLKSASLKSFGGFLYLSPAISASGLALLASGFQGLKQYRGELLALFFLAAPKLLPPSLVDISPITAKFSAFILWYTGFEVTRSGVNVYLPTGSIEVYFGCSGIELIFQMLGLALLFMLMFPLNYQQKILVPIVAATLGFIVNGVRVALMAILVAKGNEEAFKYWHEGDGSLIFSMIAVLLLGLFCWFVLRMNEPKNQKPKSSSR, encoded by the coding sequence ATGAAATCCATCCACCTGACCCCAGTCAGTCGTTTAAAAAATGCCCAATTCTGGCTATTAGCAATCGGAGCAGGCTTAATTGCAATTCACATAACTTTAACCTGTAAAGCTAACAATCCTAACCTGTTAAGCGGCAGTTTTATATTTTGGGCAGCTGTATCTTCTCTAGTTTGGGAAAAACGCGACACTTTCAATTTAGAAAGTGGAATTTTATCCAGCTTTTTGGGTTTATCAATCATCGCAATAGTACTCCTCAAGAGCGCCTCGCTGAAAAGTTTTGGTGGCTTTTTGTACCTCTCACCTGCAATTTCTGCCTCTGGTCTTGCCCTGCTAGCTTCTGGCTTTCAGGGATTAAAGCAATATAGGGGAGAACTGCTGGCACTATTTTTTCTTGCAGCGCCCAAATTATTACCTCCATCGCTTGTTGATATATCTCCTATCACCGCCAAATTTTCTGCTTTCATTCTTTGGTACACAGGATTTGAAGTTACTCGTTCTGGGGTAAATGTTTATCTGCCAACGGGGAGTATAGAAGTATATTTCGGCTGTTCTGGAATAGAACTCATCTTCCAAATGCTGGGTTTAGCACTACTTTTTATGTTAATGTTTCCCTTAAATTATCAGCAAAAAATCCTCGTACCGATAGTAGCTGCTACCTTAGGATTTATCGTCAATGGGGTGCGGGTTGCCCTCATGGCTATCTTAGTAGCAAAAGGCAATGAGGAAGCATTTAAATACTGGCATGAAGGGGATGGTTCCCTGATTTTTTCCATGATTGCCGTTTTACTTTTGGGGTTATTCTGTTGGTTTGTACTACGTATGAATGAACCCAAAAATCAAAAGCCTAAGTCGTCTTCAAGGTGA
- a CDS encoding cyanoexosortase A system-associated protein, with product MFIWKQFRIPLLALTFSSVLLVLGKVILLPSAEKRTLTPFVFPEAVPLPQWQLKASSPLPEPTEEHPELIAQKHYQYIQNDLPLDIEMRYMADGNLKQLMRKYTSISSSAVVRQHQGVGYYGLLVDRQRAYLSACINPQGGSTFTPQQFNQNRYLYDQRWQRLLPWLLSQQSLPDQRCLWAHLSVPLQNSSPEAAYTKLENAWFSWHQWWQLHYPKLLSG from the coding sequence ATGTTTATTTGGAAACAATTTCGCATTCCGCTTTTGGCTCTTACTTTTAGTAGTGTCCTTTTAGTTTTAGGCAAAGTTATCCTACTTCCCAGCGCAGAAAAACGCACGCTTACCCCCTTTGTTTTCCCAGAAGCAGTACCGTTACCACAATGGCAGCTAAAAGCTAGCAGTCCTCTACCTGAGCCAACAGAAGAACATCCGGAACTGATAGCACAAAAACATTATCAATACATTCAGAATGACCTGCCTCTAGATATCGAAATGCGCTATATGGCAGATGGAAATCTCAAGCAACTGATGCGAAAGTACACTTCGATATCATCCTCTGCTGTAGTACGTCAGCACCAAGGAGTAGGCTACTACGGACTGTTAGTAGATCGCCAACGAGCCTACCTGAGCGCCTGTATTAACCCACAGGGCGGCAGTACCTTCACCCCTCAACAGTTTAACCAAAATCGGTATTTATACGACCAACGCTGGCAGCGTCTATTGCCTTGGTTACTGAGTCAGCAGTCACTTCCAGACCAACGTTGTTTATGGGCGCATTTGTCCGTTCCTTTACAGAATTCTTCCCCGGAAGCTGCCTACACAAAACTAGAAAACGCCTGGTTTTCCTGGCATCAGTGGTGGCAACTTCACTATCCGAAACTTTTAAGTGGATAG